One Hordeum vulgare subsp. vulgare chromosome 4H, MorexV3_pseudomolecules_assembly, whole genome shotgun sequence DNA window includes the following coding sequences:
- the LOC123448144 gene encoding uncharacterized protein LOC123448144, producing the protein MESGYKLTDPEQFDRVISAELPDKHKYPELYAMVVKHMMHGPCGVLNPKNVCMQGGSCKNHYPRPFNMSTIQGKDSYPIYRRRDDGRRAQVRRRTLDNRWVVPYNPYLLRRYNCHINVEVCSSIKAVKYLYKYIYKGHDRASFSLDEPDNNGNIDEIKRYLDARWVTPPEALWRIFGFNLSEISPSVMQLQLHLPNMHMVSFATNQDLNDVISREGISRTMLTAYFEANRTVPDARGLLYKDFPEKFRWNPGTKKWTKRKQRFQVGRIVSAHPAEGERYYLRVLLNHVADATSFEDLRTVNGVVFSSFREAAERRGLIEADNTLEECLTEAELFQMPSSLRRLFATILVFCEPSGVRELWGSHLEAMSDDYRRSHACPHMVEQMVLLDIRNMLHSMGKDISSFPLPNIQESHDIFGGEAIEVIEESTVEVDPEHLSMVSSLNHEQRSAYDEILSSVDSGNGGVFFVDGPGGTGKTFLYKALLAKVRSEGKIAVATATSRVAASIMPGGRTAHSRFKIPLSIEDGATCSFSKQSGTAKLLRMASLIIWDEASMTKRQAIEALDNSMRDIMGRHDMPFGGKTVVFGGDFRQVLPIVRKGTRPQITDATLRRSYLWESMRQLRLVHNMRAQSDQWFADFLLRVGNGIEEVDENGNIHLPDEICVPSTGNDTDLDRLTEHVFPGLGENLTDPNYITSRAILSTKNDNVDMINMRMIERFRGQEMIYYSFDRAEDDPHNYYPPEFLNSLTPNGLPPHVLKLKINCPVILLRNIDPANGLCNGTRLVVRGFQRNAIDAEIVLGQHAGKRVFLPRIPLCPSDDEMFPFRFKRKQFPIRLSFAMTINKAQGQTIPNVGVYLPDPVFSHGQLYVALSRATAKSNIKILAVAGNDENGRSKSSKQQGTTTRNICLQGSPQHVEI; encoded by the coding sequence ATGGAGTCCGGATACAAGCTCACGGATCCGGAGCAGTTCGACCGCGTCATCTCAGCTGAGCTACCAGACAAGCATAAGTACCCTGAGTTATATGCCATGGTCGTTAAGCATATGATGCATGGCCCTTGTGGTGTCCTAAACCCCAAGAACGTGTGCATGCAGGGTGGTTCCTGCAAAAACCACTACCCACGCCCATTCAACATGAGCACTATCCAAGGAAAGGACTCATACCCCATTTATCGGAGACGAGATGATGGTCGTCGCGCCCAGGTCCGACGAAGAACTCTGGACAATAGGTGGGTTGTTCCGTATAACCCTTACCTCCTACGAAGGTACAACTGCCACATAAACGTGGAAGTGTGCTCTAGCATCAAGGCTGTCAAGTATTTGTATAAGTACATATACAAGGGCCATGATCGGGCTTCATTCTCTCTGGACGAGCCTGACAATAATGGAAACATCGATGAGATCAAGAGATACCTGGATGCTAGGTGGGTTACCCCACCTGAGGCGCTTTGGAGGATATTTGGTTTCAACCTTAGTGAGATCTCGCCATCAGTGATGCAATTACAGCTTCATCTCCCAAACATGCACATGGTCTCATTTGCTACAAATCAGGACTTAAATGATGTTATATCCCGAGAGGGAATATCTAGAACAATGCTCACTGCATATTTTGAAGCTAATAGAACTGTCCCAGATGCCCGAGGATTGTTGTACAAGGATTTCCCAGAAAAGTTCAGATGGAACCCAGGCACAAAGAAGTGGACAAAAAGAAAGCAACGGTTTCAAGTTGGCAGAATTGTGTCAGCACATCCAGCTGAGGGGGAACGATACTATCTAAGGGTGCTGCTAAACCATGTGGCGGATGCGACATCCTTTGAAGATCTAAGGACGgtgaatggtgttgttttttcgaGCTTTCGGGAAGCAGCCGAAAGAAGGGGTCTTATCGAGGCTGACAACACACTCGAGGAGTGTCTTACAGAGGCCGAGCTATTCCAGATGCCATCCTCCCTCCGAAGGCTTTTTGCAACTATCTTGGTCTTCTGTGAGCCAAGCGGCGTGCGTGAGCTATGGGGCAGTCACTTAGAGGCAATGTCAGATGACTATCGACGTTCTCACGCGTGCCCGCACATGGTGGAACAAATGGTGTTGTTGGATATCAGGAACATGTTGCATTCGATGGGGAAAGACATATCATCATTCCCTCTTCCCAACATTCAGGAGTCTCATGACATCTTCGGGGGTGAGGCTATAGAGGTCATTGAGGAGTCCACGGTCGAGGTTGACCCTGAGCATTTGTCTATGGTATCCTCTCTCAACCACGAGCAAAGGTCCGCCTACGATGAGATATTGTCCTCTGTTGACAGTGGCAATGGAGGCGTCTTTTTCGTTGACGGCCCAGGAGGAACCGGGAAGACTTTCCTCTACAAAGCGCTCCTCGCAAAGGTTCGCAGTGAGGGAAAGATAGCCGTAGCAACCGCGACTTCAAGGGTTGCTGCATCCATCATGCCCGGAGGTAGGACCGCCCATTCGAGATTCAAGATCCCGCTGAGCATCGAAGATGGTGCAACATGCAGCTTCTCAAAGCAAAGTGGGACAGCCAAGCTCCTTCGGATGGCATCCCTCATTATATGGGATGAGGCCTCTATGACAAAACGACAAGCAATTGAGGCGCTAGACAATAGTATGAGAGACATAATGGGTCGACATGACATGCCATTTGGGGGGAAGACTGTTGTGTTTGGAGGGGACTTCAGACAGGTCTTGCCAATTGTCCGAAAGGGGACTAGGCCACAGATAACCGATGCGACTCTACGGAGGTCCTACCTATGGGAAAGCATGCGGCAACTAAGACTGGTCCATAATATGAGGGCTCAAAGTGATCAATGGTTCGCTGATTTTCTATTACGAGTTGGGAATGGAATCGAAGAGGTTGATGAGAATGGTAACATACATCTTCCAGATGAAATTTGTGTACCATCTACTGGAAACGACACTGACCTTGATAGGTTGACAGAGCATGTCTTCCCCGGTCTAGGTGAGAACCTCACCGACCCAAATTACATCACGTCTCGGGCCATCCTGTCGACCAAGAATGATAATGTTGACATGATAAACATGAGGATGATAGAACGTTTCCGAGGTCAGGAGATGATATATTATAGCTTTGATCGTGCTGAGGACGACCCCCACAACTACTATCCTCCCGAATTTCTCAACTCACTTACTCCCAACGGGCTTCCTCCGCATGTCTTGAAGCTAAAGATTAATTGCCCTGTTATATTGCTGCGAAATATCGACCCTGCTAACGGACTATGTAATGGAACGAGACTTGTGGTTCGGGGGTTCCAAAGAAATGCTATTGACGCCGAGATTGTTCTTGGACAGCACGCCGGAAAGAGAGTCTTCTTGCCTCGGATACCCCTATGCCCCTCGGATGATGAAATGTTCCCTTTTCGCTTTAAAAGGAAGCAATTCCCAATCAGACTTAGTTTTGCCATGACAATCAACAAGGCACAAGGGCAAACCATTCCTAATGTTGGTGTGTATCTACCTGATCCGGTTTTCTCGCATGGTCAACTATACGTGGCATTATCTAGAGCAACTGCAAAGAGCAACATCAAAATTCTTGCTGTCGCGGGTAATGACGAGAATGGGAGGTCCAAATCTTCCAAACAACAAGGGACAACCACACGGAACATTTGTCTACAAGGAAGTCCTCAGCATGTAGAAATTTGA